A window of Melopsittacus undulatus isolate bMelUnd1 chromosome 2, bMelUnd1.mat.Z, whole genome shotgun sequence contains these coding sequences:
- the PPEF1 gene encoding serine/threonine-protein phosphatase with EF-hands 1 has product MGSIIGTMGCSSSIANRTSENVIRSAVLIQNWYRFRMARLEMRRRYSLSIFQSIEYADEQDQLQLSNFFTFMLDHCTPTDAVSETFARPNVSDLVEEGLSLTEFEKKIDVPDSYYGPRLSFPLTINDANALLHAFKSEQLLHARYVLQLLYETRRVLKEMPNITRISTSYSKEITVCGDLHGNLDDLLLIFYKNGLPSEQNPYIFNGDFVDRGKNSMEILIILFAFLLIYPNNLHLNRGNHEDYIMNLRYGFTKEVSRKYKDHGDQILCLLQDVFSWLPLATIINNKVLILHGGISDTTDLDFLNALERNKVKSLLQPPKSVRVRQDKVKESIPTTRPSKKIASQNLAQKTQHISSSGSTRPSGSNLSSDPSEKEWKQILDILWSDPRSQKGCTPNKRRGGGCYFGPDVTANLFKKYNLKMLIRSHEFKPEGYDISHNGKVITIFSASNYYEEGSNRGAYIKLNPELIPRFVQYQVSEHTQRKNLHNRVGTIESSALKSLREQIYAYKPELTSAFAQYDLNGTGRISVHDWAAAMESVLQLGLPWRMLRSQLVQLTPDGEVDFMSCFYDLKISQPVKEVQPALVETLCRYRKDLELIFNIIDKDHSGLISLEEFRHTWKFFTSHLGIDVTDESLAKLVLSIDYNKDGYIDFNEFLEAFHVVHRLERKANS; this is encoded by the exons ATGGGAAGCATCATTGGAACCATGGGGTGCAGCAGTTCTATAGCCAACAGAACATCAGAGAATG TCATTAGATCTGCTGTCCTCATCCAGAATTGGTACCGCTTCAGAATGGCCCGGCTAGAGATGAGGCGGCGCTATTCTCTGAGTATCTTTCAGTCAATTGAATATGCTGATGAGCAAGATCAGCTACAG CTATCCAACTTTTTTACATTCATGCTGGATCACTGTACTCCAACCGATGCAG tttctgaaacTTTTGCCAGGCCTAATGTTTCTGATCTGGTAGAAGAAGGCTTAAGTTTAACAGAATTTGAAAAGAAGATTGATGTTCCAGACTCTTATTATGGACCCCGACTCTCTTTCCCCCTTACTATTAATGATGCCAATGCTCTTCTTCATGCTTTCAAGAGTGAACAA cttcttcaTGCCCGTTATGTACTGCAGCTGCTATATGAAACTAGGAGGGTTCTCAAGGAGATGCCAAATATCACCCGTATTTCAACTTCCTACTCCAAGGAGATAACTGTCTGTG gAGATTTGCATGGAAACTTGGATGATCTTTTGCTGATATTCTATAAG aATGGTCTGCCTTCAGAACAAAATCCTTACATATTTAACGGTGATTTTGTTGACAGAGGGAAAAATTCTATGGAAATTCTTATAatcctgtttgcatttcttctcaTCTACCCCAATAATTTACACTTGAATAGAGGAAACCATGAAGACTACATCATGAACCTGAG ATATGGCTTCACAAAGGAAGTTTCGAGGAAGTACAAG GACCATGGGGATCAGATTTTGTGTCTTCTGCAAGATGTCTTTAGCTGGCTTCCCCTTGCCACTATAATTAATAACAAAGTTCTTATCCTGCATGGAGGGATTTCAGACACCACAGATTTGGATTTCCTGAATGCACTTGAGAGAAATAAG gtgAAATCTTTGCTGCAGCCTCCAAAGTCAGTAAGAGTCAGACAAGACAAAGTGAAGGAGAGCATTCCTACAACCAGACCCAGTAAAAAGATTGCCAGCCAGAATCTtgcacagaaaacacaacaCATCTCTTCGTCAGGCTCCACTAGGCCTTCAGGCTCAAATTTGTCTTCAGACCCTTCTGAGAAGGAATGGAAACAA ATCCTTGACATTCTCTGGAGTGACCCAAGAAGCCAAAAGGGCTGTACACCAAACAAGAGACGAGGAGGAGGTTGTTACTTTGGTCCTGATGTCACTGCCAACCTGTTTAAAAAGTATAATCTGAAGATGCTCATCAGGTCTCATGAATTTAAGCCAGAAGGTTATGATATCAGTCACAATGGGAAG GTTATCACTATATTTTCTGCCTCTAACTATTATGAAGAGGGGAGCAACCGGGGAGCGTACATCAAACTGAATCCTGAACTGATTCCTCGGTTTGTTCAGTATCAAGTCAGCgagcacacacagaggaagaatCTTCACAACAG GGTGGGTACAATTGAATCATCTGCCTTGAAGTCCTTACGAGAGCAAATTTATGCCTACAAGCCTGAACTTACTAGTGCTTTTGCACAGTATGACCTCAACGGCACAG GCAGGATTTCTGTCCATGACTGGGCTGCTGCAATGGAGTCTGTCCTACAGCTGGGACTGCCCTGGAGGATGCTGCGCTCTCAGTTAGTACAGCTGACCCCAGATGGAGAAGTTGACTTCATGTCATGTTTTTATGATCTGAAAATAAGTCAACCTGTAAAGGAG GTTCAGCCAGCTTTGGTGGAGACACTGTGCAGATACAGAAAGGATCTGGAGCTCATCTTTAATATAATTGACAAAGATCACTCAG GTCTGATTTCCCTTGAGGAGTTTCGCCACACATGGAAATTCTTCACTTCTCACCTGGGCATTGATGTAACTGATGAGTCTCTTGCCAAGTTAGTCCTCAGCATAGACTACAACAAAGATGGCTACATTGACTTCAATGAGTTTTTAGAGGCCTTTCATGTGGTTCATAGACTAGAGAGAAAGGCAAACTCATGA